A region of Chitinophaga horti DNA encodes the following proteins:
- a CDS encoding Na+/H+ antiporter: MLHEHLLLIILMLFVVSLLVMLGQKLRISYPIFLVLAGLGISLIPGTPHIDIDPNLIFMIFLPPLLYEAAWYTSWKEFWKWRRPIGLLAFGLVIFTSTIVAYVSHAIIPGFTLALGFLLGGIISPPDAVAATSVLKGLSIPKRVTTILEGESLVNDASSLIVFRFALAAVTSGQFILGKAVGDFFLVSLAGIAVGLIIGQIFYLLHRYLPTTPQIDTALTLMAPYLMYLTAEEFHFSGVLAVVSGGLFLSFRSHSFLSYRSRIQSANVWSTAIFLLNGLVFILIGLQLPAIVEGLEDYSMMEAIYYGLLISLLIIVIRIVWVYPATFLPRMLSRSIREKEQKPTAKSVFIVAWSGMRGVVSLASALSIPLTINPGVAFPERNVILFITFVVILVTLVFQGLSLPLIIRLLNIEGGDSGMKESEQEASINLQMAQVSLAYLEANHAEELETSPALQELRKRFTGIIENNAERLDKSIARKYRKILVELIDVRRQELNRLRHEHDYDDELLRKHESNLDLEEARLRK; the protein is encoded by the coding sequence ATGTTGCATGAGCATCTTTTGCTGATCATCCTGATGCTGTTTGTTGTTTCGCTCCTGGTCATGCTCGGGCAGAAACTCCGCATCTCCTACCCCATTTTTCTTGTGCTGGCCGGACTCGGTATCAGTCTTATTCCGGGCACTCCACATATCGACATCGATCCGAACCTGATCTTCATGATCTTTTTGCCTCCTTTATTATATGAGGCGGCCTGGTACACGTCCTGGAAGGAATTTTGGAAATGGCGGAGGCCTATCGGGCTGCTGGCTTTCGGGCTGGTGATCTTCACGTCCACCATCGTAGCCTACGTATCGCACGCGATCATTCCCGGCTTTACGCTGGCACTTGGCTTCCTGCTGGGCGGTATTATTTCTCCTCCCGATGCGGTAGCCGCAACCTCGGTACTGAAAGGGCTGAGCATTCCTAAGAGAGTAACCACCATCCTGGAGGGCGAAAGCCTGGTGAATGACGCCTCCTCGCTGATCGTGTTCCGGTTTGCGCTGGCGGCGGTTACGTCCGGGCAATTCATCCTCGGAAAAGCTGTAGGCGATTTCTTTCTCGTATCGCTGGCGGGCATTGCAGTCGGGTTGATCATCGGGCAGATTTTTTACCTGCTTCATCGTTACCTGCCTACCACACCACAAATCGATACGGCGCTTACATTAATGGCTCCTTACCTGATGTACCTAACGGCGGAGGAATTTCATTTTTCCGGTGTGCTGGCAGTCGTAAGTGGCGGTTTGTTCCTCTCTTTCCGTTCGCACAGCTTTTTAAGCTACCGTTCGCGGATACAGTCGGCCAACGTCTGGTCTACCGCCATCTTCCTGTTAAATGGTTTAGTATTTATCCTGATAGGCTTGCAGCTGCCGGCGATTGTAGAAGGGCTGGAAGATTACTCCATGATGGAGGCGATTTACTACGGATTGCTGATCAGCCTGTTGATTATCGTGATTCGTATTGTATGGGTGTACCCGGCCACATTTTTGCCCCGCATGTTAAGCCGCAGCATTCGCGAGAAGGAACAGAAGCCCACTGCCAAATCCGTATTCATCGTGGCCTGGTCGGGCATGCGCGGCGTAGTATCACTGGCGTCGGCCTTGTCTATCCCGTTAACCATTAATCCGGGTGTCGCTTTTCCTGAGCGTAACGTTATCCTCTTTATCACTTTCGTGGTGATACTGGTGACGTTGGTGTTCCAGGGGCTGAGTCTTCCACTGATCATCCGTTTGCTGAACATCGAGGGTGGCGACAGCGGGATGAAGGAAAGTGAGCAGGAAGCTTCCATCAATCTGCAAATGGCGCAGGTATCGCTGGCTTACCTGGAAGCGAATCATGCGGAAGAACTGGAAACATCGCCAGCATTACAGGAACTGCGTAAACGGTTTACCGGCATTATAGAAAACAATGCGGAAAGACTTGATAAATCGATCGCCCGCAAATACCGTAAGATACTGGTAGAACTGATCGACGTACGCCGGCAGGAGTTAAATCGTTTACGCCACGAACACGACTACGACGATGAACTGCTCCGGAAGCATGAAAGTAACCTCGACCTGGAAGAGGCACGCCTACGCAAATAA
- a CDS encoding SusC/RagA family TonB-linked outer membrane protein produces the protein MKKVLVLLLTLLFPFLAAWPQTRQIRGKVTDDKKEALIGVTVSVANTSIGTVTDANGQFVLNVPGSGEVELNFSILGFKKKKLRTDGKSAVNLVLEPDMSSLNDVVVIGYQTVKRKDLTGAVSSLGPDALKDMPLSSAAEAITGRLAGVQVQTTEGRPGADITIRVRGGGSITQDNSPLYIVDGIQLDNALSVLSPQEIESIDVLKDAASTAIYGARGANGVMVITTKGGREMKTRLSYDGYAGARQIVNKLDVMKPYDFVKYQHQLYNRSADDRAAFEKNYGRWEDLDIYKNMPFTDWQDEVFGRNAFTQTHVLSVMGGSKTTSFNLNLNNTQEEGIMIESGFKRTLLSFKFDHKVNDKLKFGLNTRYSSQRIDGVGTSNTGSQGTNRLRNSVRFKPFVAPGDESSVDEFDSEYALLTNLTSPVLLAKNELRYQYRKDVILNGWFNFEIIKNLNFRSVIGTTITNSRDNVFNGSITSTARQNANMPVASMGTRELRSLTNSNTLSYRLTLPKKHQADVLIGQEIYQTDVTNSNMTVKWLPVDITADEAFAGIQKATPPAGMIQDAPTSSKGLTRQLSFFGNAKYSYDDKYLFNASLRYDGSSKFLYDNGFAAFPSAGVAWRITKESFFTPQRWLSDLKLRFTYGASGNNRIGDNLFKTMYNTSTSSYAFGEAITPGIAPLSLANPRLKWETTIARNLGLDFTLFAGRLSGAVDFYHNNTRDLLLDARVASTTGYTTQLQNIGKTENRGVEVQLNAVILNKKDFSWGANFNIGANRNKIVTLGTNPNGEPIKSYLVRSGWENNLYDFLVEVGSPIGQFYGYVTDGFYTTDDFDFNASNNTYTLKAGIPNTSAAALGAREPQPGDLKFKKFSDKADMKVGEEDRRVLGNAQPKFTGGLNQQFMYKGIDLSIFVNWSYGNKVYNANKVEYTTAYLYKDNNMLSLMNDRYKLFDENGQRVYDPGQLKAMNVNTKYWTPSLGNYTLHSFAIEDGSFLRISNVTLGYSLPEAMLKKTKVFTRVRVYATVNNLHTFTKYSGFDPEASTRRSNPLTPAVDYAAYPRSRFILGGVNVSF, from the coding sequence ATGAAAAAGGTACTTGTACTCCTTTTAACCTTGCTGTTTCCCTTCCTTGCCGCCTGGCCGCAAACGCGGCAGATCCGGGGGAAAGTGACCGATGACAAAAAAGAAGCGCTGATCGGCGTAACGGTTTCTGTCGCCAATACCAGTATTGGTACTGTGACAGATGCCAATGGCCAGTTCGTGCTGAATGTTCCGGGCAGCGGTGAGGTGGAGCTGAATTTCTCTATCCTTGGATTTAAAAAGAAAAAACTACGCACCGATGGTAAGTCGGCCGTAAACCTTGTGCTGGAGCCAGACATGTCGTCACTGAACGATGTGGTGGTGATCGGTTACCAGACGGTAAAAAGAAAAGACCTCACCGGTGCGGTATCGTCTCTCGGTCCGGACGCGTTGAAGGACATGCCCCTCAGTTCCGCTGCAGAAGCCATTACGGGCCGGCTGGCGGGCGTGCAGGTGCAAACGACGGAAGGTCGCCCCGGGGCGGATATTACCATTCGCGTTCGCGGTGGCGGTTCTATTACGCAGGACAACTCGCCTTTGTATATCGTGGACGGTATCCAGCTGGATAACGCCCTTTCCGTTTTATCACCCCAGGAAATTGAATCGATCGACGTGCTGAAAGATGCGGCGTCTACGGCTATTTATGGTGCCCGTGGTGCGAACGGGGTGATGGTTATTACCACGAAAGGCGGCCGGGAAATGAAAACCCGCTTGTCTTACGACGGTTATGCCGGTGCCCGCCAGATCGTGAACAAACTGGATGTAATGAAACCTTACGACTTCGTGAAGTATCAGCACCAGTTATACAATCGTAGCGCAGACGACCGCGCCGCGTTTGAAAAGAACTACGGCCGCTGGGAAGATCTCGATATCTATAAGAACATGCCTTTTACCGACTGGCAGGACGAAGTATTCGGCCGCAACGCATTTACGCAAACGCATGTGCTGAGCGTGATGGGCGGCTCCAAAACCACCTCTTTCAACCTTAACCTGAATAATACCCAGGAAGAAGGGATCATGATCGAGTCAGGTTTTAAACGTACACTGTTGTCGTTTAAGTTCGATCATAAAGTAAACGATAAACTGAAGTTTGGGCTTAACACGCGTTACTCAAGCCAGCGGATCGATGGCGTGGGTACATCTAATACCGGCTCCCAGGGAACGAACAGGCTGCGTAACTCGGTTCGCTTTAAGCCGTTCGTAGCACCCGGCGACGAAAGTTCGGTAGATGAATTTGATTCGGAATATGCATTGCTCACCAACCTTACCAGCCCGGTATTACTGGCGAAAAACGAGCTGCGTTACCAGTATCGTAAAGATGTGATCCTTAACGGCTGGTTCAATTTCGAGATCATTAAGAATTTAAACTTTCGCAGTGTGATCGGTACCACGATTACGAACAGCCGCGATAATGTATTCAACGGTTCCATTACGTCCACAGCGCGTCAGAACGCGAATATGCCCGTAGCCAGTATGGGTACGCGGGAACTGAGATCACTGACTAATTCCAACACGCTCAGTTACCGTTTAACGCTGCCTAAAAAACACCAGGCAGATGTGCTGATCGGCCAGGAGATTTACCAGACGGATGTAACCAATAGTAACATGACGGTGAAATGGCTGCCTGTAGATATTACCGCCGATGAGGCCTTCGCAGGCATCCAGAAAGCTACGCCACCCGCAGGTATGATCCAGGATGCGCCCACATCGTCTAAAGGACTTACCCGCCAGTTGTCTTTCTTCGGTAATGCAAAGTACAGCTACGACGATAAGTATTTGTTCAACGCCAGCCTTCGTTACGACGGATCTTCGAAGTTCCTGTACGATAACGGCTTTGCTGCTTTCCCCTCGGCAGGTGTAGCCTGGAGGATTACGAAAGAAAGCTTCTTTACGCCGCAGCGCTGGCTGTCGGACCTGAAGCTGCGTTTCACTTACGGTGCTTCTGGTAACAACCGTATCGGCGATAACCTGTTTAAAACGATGTACAATACTTCTACAAGCAGTTATGCCTTCGGCGAAGCGATTACACCGGGTATTGCGCCGTTGAGCCTTGCTAACCCAAGGCTGAAATGGGAAACCACGATCGCGCGCAACCTCGGCCTCGACTTCACATTGTTCGCCGGCAGGCTGAGTGGTGCGGTGGATTTCTATCACAACAATACACGAGATCTGTTGCTGGATGCGCGCGTTGCATCTACCACGGGCTACACTACCCAATTGCAGAACATTGGTAAAACAGAGAACAGGGGCGTAGAGGTGCAGTTAAATGCCGTTATCCTCAATAAGAAAGACTTTAGCTGGGGCGCTAACTTCAACATTGGCGCGAACCGTAATAAGATCGTGACCCTGGGTACTAATCCGAATGGTGAGCCGATCAAGTCATACCTCGTTCGTTCCGGTTGGGAAAACAACCTGTATGACTTCCTGGTAGAAGTAGGTTCACCGATCGGGCAGTTCTACGGTTATGTGACCGATGGATTTTACACCACGGATGATTTCGATTTTAATGCATCGAATAATACTTACACACTCAAAGCCGGCATTCCTAATACCAGCGCTGCCGCACTGGGTGCCCGTGAGCCGCAGCCGGGTGATCTGAAATTCAAGAAGTTTTCTGATAAGGCGGATATGAAAGTAGGCGAGGAAGACCGCCGCGTGTTGGGCAACGCTCAACCTAAATTTACAGGCGGCCTGAACCAGCAGTTCATGTATAAAGGTATTGACCTGAGCATTTTTGTGAACTGGTCGTACGGCAACAAAGTATACAATGCGAACAAGGTCGAGTACACCACCGCGTATCTGTACAAGGATAATAATATGCTATCGCTGATGAACGACCGTTACAAGCTGTTCGACGAAAATGGACAGCGTGTTTATGATCCCGGGCAGCTGAAAGCCATGAACGTAAACACCAAATACTGGACGCCTTCTTTGGGTAACTACACCTTGCATTCATTCGCTATCGAGGACGGCTCGTTCCTGCGCATCAGCAACGTAACGCTTGGTTACAGTCTGCCCGAAGCCATGCTGAAGAAAACAAAGGTGTTCACACGTGTGCGGGTATACGCTACCGTAAACAACCTGCACACATTCACGAAGTACAGTGGTTTTGATCCGGAGGCGAGCACCCGCCGCAGTAACCCGCTTACGCCCGCTGTAGACTATGCGGCTTACCCGCGCAGCCGGTTTATCCTGGGTGGTGTAAATGTGAGCTTTTAA
- a CDS encoding gliding motility-associated C-terminal domain-containing protein, whose product MQEFYFFTSLKRKTNWMKTLVTMIALLWALPSVAQFSNFPTAVYNESQTLTPAILSLAPGASFTTTDPNTTGRLLHIQLSANYEPTQDVLGIRNDGAGAGQIGRIANEITYGGTPVGSINGTNPILINLYPAATPAIISSILRAVTYTNTSDEPSVLDRTVQFIYLSTNQTGLYDVNIPLTLQVNAGNDSPTIDPYGPISVTEDVAYTLTGVNADDPEEGASPVTVSFTSTRGRFNATGSGSVSVSGDNTAVLQLTGAYSDIRSFMANPGTAVKYTNLSGLDENIRIATNDGGHTGAGGAKTAEISVSVVVTSGTNDAPTITLTSTSYLMPEDASHSLSGVTIDDEDAGSGNLTMTISADGDGTFTSPLFTGVTIAGNNTSTLVLNGALINLRNLVASGTISYQPKANDNGARTITLTLNDNGNTGNGGAKSVTRTIAVTIDATNDAPTIGAPASVTIARQLPAALTGISFDDAEADAVAAYTVSLRMAGANFSGTALPGVSVSFSANTVTLSGPLPTINSMFTQGRILVSSVVSNVLTIEVDDNGNAGGPARSASSTLPVTVQTTNLPPVINLPTTLTGTEDVSLTLTGISITDGNAVAPSVTVTMVAPSGTLSQNALPSSLTQIAATSQQLIFSGPLAAVNSYLNGNIFYTPAANMNGNMYVNIQVSDGGTNYTNGQLTDTKTLTIPFDAVNDGPVVTIPVNPSHPEDNQYLFAGLSFADVDAGSSPVTVTFSTATGSFTALPGNGVTAAGASTTMTLTGSFNNLNTFIADGRMRWSPANDFNGPVSITVSINDGGNTGSGGSLTDSKTIAFTVTPVNDAPTISSMVFYTVEEDVQTSLRPFTFSDVDAGSGMVTVTFTAARGALRGTSGAGVTVTGHNTTTLTLSGRLADINAYIAAEGLTYLTALNDVNDVSLSVSITDNGNSGGAARVTNSASTIQVSMVNDAPRLTAPSTQSVDMNNTLHFNAANSNQVSASDVDNPATALVTVSATNGTLTLSNTAGLAFIAGGPGIDIASMQFDATMADINAALSSLSFSPTANYYGAATVTILINDKGNTGPGIGLTDTRIININVVAVNPVVTAVSSPKANGTYKTGEVIPVTVTFNLPVTVTGTPQLTLETGTTDRTINFTSVSGSTMTFDYTVQSGDASADLDYLSATALTLNTGTISHAGLPAVLTLPAPGAAGSLGANKALVIDGISPKITSVSVPANGTYRTGQSLNFIATFDETVTVTGIPELEVQIGGGAVKALYTGGNNSNALTFRYTVTTGELDTDGIGLNALSGNITDIATNPAVLTLNNVASLTGVTVDAITPAITTVTIPADKIYTAGETLDFTVSYDEAIIVTGNPLITLNIGGNSYQAALLSSTATSLTFRYTVVTGNLDRDGIAVNNNITANSGTIRDAAGNDAATTLTLPATTRILVDAVTPVITAGQTLSVAENSTAGTTVGTVAGTDPGSTGTLQSWTITTNVDANGNGTNAFVINAATGAITVNDAADLDYETTSSFTITLTVTDGANTSTAQSITINVTNVPEPPTDVLLSNNSIAENNAVNATIGSLSATTTETGITFTYSLVSGTGDADNSAFVISGDQLQAAASFNYETKNTYSIRVRATTNQGLTLDRNFIITVGDVNEAPTLDALTDQSLCATNNTYTIAFSGATAGPETTQTLTYDVSSNNAALFSSLTVNASGVHVRFVTGATGSATVTVTLTDNGGTANGGINTFSRSFNVGVTSIAAPTITASTANPASKGINMTLTAAGGASYVWDNAADIVSGQNDAQLVIRPSASATYRVTAFNGAGCSASTEYSVTVADDYKVDATNLMTPNGDGINDRFVIKNIDSYPGNELKIFDRSGRLIYVKKGYRNEWDARVNGRPLEEGTYYYILDFGAGLPKVKGFVTVVRDK is encoded by the coding sequence ATGCAGGAATTTTACTTTTTCACGTCCCTGAAAAGAAAGACGAATTGGATGAAGACCCTGGTGACGATGATAGCGCTGTTATGGGCTTTGCCGTCAGTGGCGCAATTTTCCAACTTCCCTACCGCGGTTTACAATGAATCGCAGACCCTCACGCCGGCCATCCTTTCGCTGGCGCCGGGTGCGTCGTTTACTACTACTGATCCCAATACAACGGGCCGCCTGCTGCATATACAACTTTCAGCCAACTACGAGCCGACACAGGATGTGCTGGGCATCCGGAACGACGGCGCTGGTGCGGGACAAATCGGCCGCATAGCCAATGAAATTACTTACGGCGGTACGCCTGTCGGCAGCATAAACGGCACGAACCCTATACTGATCAATCTTTATCCTGCTGCTACGCCGGCCATCATTTCTTCCATACTTCGGGCGGTTACTTACACCAATACCAGCGATGAGCCTTCCGTGCTGGACCGCACCGTTCAATTCATCTACCTAAGTACAAACCAGACAGGCCTGTACGATGTGAATATCCCGCTCACCCTCCAGGTAAATGCCGGGAATGATAGTCCGACGATCGATCCGTACGGACCCATCTCCGTAACCGAAGACGTTGCGTATACCCTCACCGGCGTGAATGCAGATGATCCGGAGGAAGGCGCTTCACCGGTGACGGTTTCTTTTACTTCCACACGGGGAAGATTTAATGCAACGGGCAGCGGCAGTGTATCCGTCAGCGGTGATAATACCGCGGTCCTGCAGCTGACCGGCGCTTACTCGGATATCCGTTCGTTTATGGCCAATCCAGGCACTGCCGTTAAGTATACTAACTTATCCGGACTCGATGAAAACATCCGGATTGCTACGAATGATGGCGGCCATACCGGAGCAGGCGGTGCAAAAACAGCGGAGATATCAGTGTCGGTGGTAGTAACGTCCGGGACGAATGATGCTCCTACCATTACGCTAACCTCCACCAGCTATCTCATGCCGGAAGATGCATCACACAGTTTGTCAGGTGTGACCATAGATGATGAAGATGCCGGTAGCGGCAACCTGACTATGACGATATCAGCGGATGGCGACGGCACCTTCACGAGCCCGCTCTTTACGGGCGTTACCATAGCTGGTAATAATACTTCCACGCTCGTACTGAACGGGGCACTCATCAATCTTCGCAACCTGGTGGCGTCCGGCACCATCAGCTATCAGCCTAAAGCCAATGACAATGGAGCACGTACGATTACGTTAACCTTAAATGACAATGGGAATACCGGTAATGGTGGCGCAAAGTCAGTAACACGGACCATTGCAGTCACCATCGACGCGACTAACGACGCGCCGACAATCGGTGCACCGGCTTCTGTGACTATAGCACGGCAACTGCCGGCAGCATTAACCGGTATCAGCTTTGATGATGCGGAGGCAGATGCCGTAGCTGCCTACACCGTCAGCCTTCGCATGGCCGGTGCAAACTTCTCCGGCACAGCACTTCCCGGCGTATCCGTCTCATTTTCGGCGAATACAGTAACGCTGAGCGGCCCGCTGCCTACGATCAATAGTATGTTTACGCAAGGGCGTATTTTAGTAAGCAGCGTAGTGTCCAATGTACTTACTATAGAGGTTGACGACAATGGCAATGCAGGAGGACCAGCCCGGTCAGCCTCAAGCACATTGCCGGTCACGGTACAGACTACGAACCTGCCACCGGTGATTAATTTACCAACGACACTAACCGGCACCGAAGATGTATCGTTAACCCTTACCGGCATCAGCATCACAGATGGTAATGCCGTTGCACCTTCTGTGACGGTAACAATGGTGGCACCATCCGGCACACTCAGCCAAAATGCGCTGCCATCTTCTCTTACACAAATCGCAGCGACCTCCCAGCAACTCATTTTTTCCGGTCCGCTCGCCGCTGTTAACAGTTACCTCAACGGTAACATCTTTTACACTCCGGCGGCAAATATGAACGGCAACATGTACGTCAATATCCAGGTATCGGATGGCGGCACGAATTATACGAATGGTCAGCTGACAGATACTAAAACATTAACCATCCCGTTTGACGCGGTGAACGACGGGCCAGTGGTGACCATCCCGGTAAATCCGTCTCACCCGGAAGACAATCAATACCTGTTTGCCGGGTTGAGCTTCGCAGATGTTGATGCAGGCAGCTCTCCCGTTACGGTCACTTTCAGTACAGCGACCGGCTCATTCACCGCGCTACCCGGGAATGGCGTAACAGCCGCAGGCGCTTCCACAACTATGACATTGACGGGCAGCTTCAACAACCTCAATACTTTCATAGCAGACGGCAGGATGAGATGGTCGCCGGCGAATGACTTCAATGGGCCAGTTAGCATTACGGTAAGCATTAATGATGGCGGCAATACAGGTAGCGGCGGCAGTTTGACCGACAGCAAAACCATTGCGTTCACCGTTACTCCTGTGAACGATGCGCCAACAATTTCTTCCATGGTTTTTTACACGGTTGAAGAAGACGTTCAAACATCCCTCCGCCCCTTCACCTTTAGCGATGTGGACGCGGGAAGCGGAATGGTAACCGTAACCTTTACTGCCGCACGGGGCGCACTCAGAGGGACAAGCGGCGCCGGCGTTACCGTTACAGGCCACAACACCACTACATTAACGCTGAGCGGCAGGCTGGCAGACATCAACGCATATATCGCAGCCGAAGGATTAACGTACCTGACAGCCCTGAACGACGTCAACGATGTGTCGCTCTCCGTTTCTATCACCGACAATGGTAATAGCGGTGGTGCAGCACGGGTGACCAACTCCGCCTCGACCATACAAGTATCAATGGTGAACGATGCGCCGCGTTTAACCGCGCCATCCACGCAAAGTGTGGATATGAACAATACCCTGCACTTCAATGCCGCTAACAGCAACCAGGTATCAGCCTCCGACGTGGATAATCCCGCAACAGCCCTGGTTACGGTGTCCGCGACCAACGGCACACTTACCCTCAGTAATACTGCAGGCCTGGCATTTATCGCCGGCGGTCCGGGCATCGATATTGCCTCCATGCAATTCGACGCCACTATGGCCGACATAAACGCCGCCCTCAGTTCACTATCATTTAGTCCGACTGCTAACTATTATGGCGCGGCAACGGTTACCATACTAATCAACGACAAAGGGAATACCGGCCCCGGCATCGGTTTAACCGACACCAGGATTATCAACATCAACGTAGTAGCGGTGAACCCGGTAGTAACGGCTGTAAGCAGCCCGAAAGCCAATGGTACCTACAAAACAGGTGAGGTGATCCCTGTTACAGTTACCTTCAACCTGCCAGTAACCGTTACCGGCACACCGCAACTGACGCTCGAAACCGGCACTACTGACCGCACCATCAACTTTACTTCGGTATCCGGCAGTACAATGACCTTCGACTATACCGTTCAAAGCGGCGACGCTTCGGCCGACCTCGATTACCTGTCTGCCACCGCACTGACGCTCAATACCGGCACCATCAGCCATGCAGGGTTGCCTGCGGTACTAACCCTCCCGGCCCCTGGCGCTGCGGGATCACTCGGTGCCAACAAAGCGCTGGTGATAGACGGAATCTCACCGAAGATTACTTCCGTATCTGTACCGGCGAATGGTACTTACAGGACCGGGCAGTCGCTGAACTTTATCGCAACTTTTGATGAAACAGTAACCGTTACGGGCATTCCTGAACTGGAAGTACAAATTGGCGGCGGCGCGGTAAAGGCACTGTACACCGGCGGTAATAACAGCAATGCACTTACCTTCCGCTACACTGTAACGACAGGAGAACTGGATACAGATGGCATCGGGCTGAATGCACTGTCGGGCAACATTACCGACATCGCCACCAACCCGGCTGTACTGACACTGAACAATGTGGCAAGTCTCACCGGCGTAACAGTAGATGCCATCACACCTGCTATTACTACCGTTACCATACCGGCGGATAAAATATATACGGCAGGAGAAACACTCGACTTCACCGTTAGCTACGACGAAGCGATAATTGTCACCGGCAACCCACTCATCACCCTTAACATTGGCGGCAACAGCTACCAGGCCGCCCTGCTTAGCAGCACGGCCACTTCGCTCACTTTCCGTTATACGGTGGTGACAGGTAACCTGGACCGTGACGGGATTGCTGTAAACAACAACATTACCGCCAACAGCGGCACCATACGCGATGCGGCTGGCAACGATGCCGCCACCACACTTACCCTGCCTGCTACCACCCGCATACTGGTAGACGCAGTAACGCCTGTAATTACAGCCGGACAAACATTGTCCGTTGCTGAAAACAGCACCGCGGGTACAACAGTAGGTACCGTAGCCGGCACCGATCCAGGATCTACCGGCACCCTTCAGTCCTGGACGATCACCACTAACGTTGACGCCAACGGCAATGGTACCAATGCCTTTGTGATCAACGCAGCAACCGGCGCCATTACTGTAAACGATGCCGCCGACCTGGATTACGAAACCACCTCGTCCTTCACCATTACACTGACCGTGACAGACGGCGCCAATACCAGTACCGCGCAATCCATCACCATCAACGTAACCAACGTTCCCGAGCCACCGACCGACGTGTTATTGAGCAATAACAGCATTGCCGAAAACAACGCTGTAAATGCCACCATCGGATCGCTGAGCGCTACTACTACGGAAACGGGCATTACCTTTACTTACAGCCTCGTAAGCGGCACCGGCGATGCGGACAACAGCGCATTTGTCATCAGCGGCGACCAACTGCAGGCTGCTGCCAGCTTTAACTACGAAACGAAGAACACCTACAGCATACGTGTAAGGGCAACGACCAACCAGGGCCTTACGCTTGACCGCAACTTCATCATCACGGTTGGAGATGTGAACGAAGCGCCCACCCTGGATGCGCTGACCGATCAGTCGCTTTGTGCCACGAACAACACCTATACAATTGCATTCAGCGGCGCCACTGCCGGCCCGGAAACGACGCAAACCCTTACATACGACGTCAGCTCCAACAACGCAGCGCTGTTCAGCAGTTTAACGGTAAATGCCAGCGGTGTACATGTACGGTTCGTGACGGGTGCTACCGGTTCCGCTACGGTTACAGTAACGCTCACCGACAATGGCGGCACGGCAAATGGTGGTATCAACACTTTCAGCCGTAGCTTCAATGTGGGTGTAACCAGCATTGCCGCGCCTACGATTACTGCAAGTACTGCGAACCCGGCATCGAAAGGCATCAACATGACACTCACCGCTGCGGGTGGCGCATCTTATGTGTGGGATAACGCGGCCGACATCGTATCCGGCCAGAACGACGCCCAGTTGGTGATTCGTCCGTCTGCCAGCGCGACTTACCGCGTAACGGCATTCAATGGTGCCGGTTGCTCGGCCAGCACGGAGTATAGCGTTACCGTTGCCGATGATTATAAAGTAGATGCGACCAACCTGATGACGCCGAACGGCGATGGCATCAACGACCGCTTCGTGATCAAAAACATCGATAGCTATCCTGGAAATGAACTGAAGATATTCGACCGCTCCGGCCGCCTCATCTATGTGAAGAAAGGTTACCGCAACGAGTGGGATGCCCGCGTAAACGGCCGTCCGCTCGAAGAAGGCACCTACTATTACATACTTGACTTTGGTGCAGGGCTGCCGAAAGTAAAAGGATTCGTAACTGTAGTTCGTGACAAATAA